acAGACAGACACTATACACtagcagcctcgcacccgtcgacgggaacgcgcaatcgaggggcacaaaggaggaagcgcaagtactgggacgcggcccacacgtcgcaaaccggaaacggaacaAAATTGATGgctgaaaacccggaagtcggaagtcccgcctcctccgtggcatatagtccattggcCCAGCAGTATATGGGAGTGGTATACATTTGCTCACTTCCATGAGACAGGGTTGGTCCACGAAACTGGCTAATTAATATTGGTGAGACAAGAAAGGTGTGAAATGTATCTTAAActgtgatttttattcatttatccatGTGTATTTTGATGAAAGAATGTCTCAAACATCTTATAAAAGAACCTTGGGGAAAATACATACTAAGTCTTCTTTAAATCATGAAATTCTAGATCAGAATGAAAAAGTCTTATATATATTCTAAGTATCAACGCTTTTGCTGTTACTTCGCTTTAAGTCTCCGATGCCACCCGCGCACAAAGagagtttgcaaacttggatGTTAGACAGTACTGGAGACAAATTCTCATAGGTTAGATGAGCACTAGCTAGCTGGTATGACAGCACATggatagggtgaccagattttcaaaatgtactcaaaaactTAACCAAAGCCAGTGTTCGGCAACAGATCCTAGAACTTAAaagcaaattattttataatagaAAAGCTTTCTATAGTTTGAGGTGGCTGCATTAGCGTGTAGGCGTACATGCCgatgttttcaaaaatgttgtccagaataaatttgataacatcattatttttcatgtacaattaatatctattaaaacagattttttcacttgctgtcggctgtagatgacatcacctgtgctgaggaagtaatgaccaatcagggcttagtttgctgaccaaacccagaaaacaggtgagccatgatcgGTCATTACCTACtctctcagcacaggtgatgtcatcttcagtggacagcaagtggaaaaataagtttttaaagttattaattgtacaagaaaaataatgaagtcatcaaatgaattctggacaaaactactaaaatattaactttttacttctgaaaatggctcaatgagtcaagtatccctttaaacttGCAGCATAATATTTTGCAGCCCCTAATTAACATTAAACTTTAATGTTAGTGTGTGTGATACTTTTGTTCCCACAAACTTGACTGGTCCTCCAGAGTCAAACCAAATATGAAGCAATGTAAAGGAGTTAGTGACATCTACTGGTAAATAAGGATAGTGCAACAGTTAAATTACCAGGTAAGCAATCTATGGCATttaatagtatttttatttttaaaggtatataaaaaaaagttttaagacATATTTTCCAGTGTTGTTGATACAAGAGGCCTCAATTCCTAATCATTATAATGTATCTCAGCAGagcttaaatgtatttttacatgaaaactagattttcacattttaataagTGAACAGTTTACTGTAATTGAAATTTGATGCATAAATACAACATGTTCGGTCCAAGCTAGTAGATCTGGTGAAATATTGTTCTGACCTGGACTGGGGGACTGTCTTGTCCACAAACAGGAAGATGGCCTTCTCCGATGGCAGCTGGATGCGTTTCCTGATGATCCACATGAActgagccactgtgatgtcagAGGGGACCAGGTACTTCCTCTTGTCAATGTCCACTATCTGGGACCCAGACACTTTCTCTACAATCACCTACAGCAAAGCACACAGTTGGAGAACAGTGAACGTTGCAAAAAGGCTCATTAACAACAAGAGTTGAGAAAGATTTCACTTACCGGGACCCTGTCAGGGTACTTGTTGCGGATTTTGGCAGATTCTATGCATCGATGTTCTGCAGGATATCATATTTGAGTTACTTATTTTTAAAACgataaaatatttcttttttggtgCAGTGTGGTTTTGACTAGAGAGAGTGAGCCATTGATTCTCCAGACTCATGCATTTATGAACACAATACCATGGTAGTGGTGAAGGGAAGCTATCTTGCTTTGTATTTAGTAATTAAATAGGGGGAAatgccaattttttggggttttgaaGATGAATAGCAACAACGAAAATGTTGTACTATATTGTGCTGTTTTTAGGATAGTAAGGCTTTCCAGCATGCAGGAAGACAGAGGATTCTGGGTAATGAAGTCTTCATCCAGCAAACTTTAAAGTGACagcatctttttcttttataaattattaataaCCTGACGGTgctctgaaaaaaatgattgttgtTATGATCGATGTGATACTGTAAATGGAGTTGTTTCTGTTGATATACAGTTGACTTTGCAGATAAACTAATCAATAGTCTTCCTGTTTGGCCACCGATCAGAGGATATTATCATTTTAACATTTCATTATCTTTTttgtaattacaattatttttcacaGGGACAACCAATCTACGTAATTAGCGTCAAACAGAAGTTGTTATGCAAATCTAAAGGCCCCCTCCTGTAGGCCTCTTAAGGATCTGCCAAAACAACCGTTTCCTCCCTGCTAACAAGGCTACACTCCAGTTGCTAATGGCTGGACAAGCCTGGCTCTTTTGATGTACTTACAGGCAAATCAGGCATCTGATAAGCATTTGTCAATCGTGCAGAATCGGAGGTTTGACAGTCGAGCGTCTCTTCGTGTCACCACCATTAGCCCAACAAGTGCAGTCCTAGAAATCGTCGTGTGCGTATGAACAAAGGCACGACGCTTTCCTCACAAATTCTAGCTCACATCATCCATTGGAGAAAATCTTagctatataaatatatatttttagtaacAGAAGTATTAAAAGTGTATGCCCTGTTGAAGGTGTTTTCTAAAACCACTAAGCCTCCCAAGAGTCAAGCCATTTGAGGAGAGGCCGAATTTGCAAACCCTCCGTCTCTtaactgtttataaaataagtAATCCGAAATTACATCCAATTTGTACACAtgatgaaatgtgtttttcaatAGTCCATCTGAATCGTCCATTTAATAATATTCCTGCGCCTTTGTCATATTAACGACACCTCCCTCTTCCCTTACCCAGAGAATGATCCTCTTTGAACATCCATTTCATGGTTGCCGTTTTCGGGCTCTCTCGGCTCAGTAGAGAATACTTGTAGTCACTCGCGGTCCGATCTGTGAGTAAAATATCGTTCTCGGCTAGTATTGTTTAAATTGCGACTGGTGGATATAGACGTAAAGCTCGATCGTCTCTTTAAAGTCAACACTtcagcaaaacaacaaacaagcacCGCCCCCTCACTGTCAGCCAACTGGCAGGCGCTTTTACGATGACGTCATTGCTAGATTGTTTCGTTCGGTTTTACTTTTTTGAGGAGGGTGGGGTTACGAATGgacaaatatcacaagtgctgcGATCGGAGAAGGTGCTTAAAATGCACGTAGTATTGTAGTCAAATGCAAAAATTTACGTTTCGCATGAAATACATTTGTCATAAATCCCTACTTCTTTTGCCTCAAGCAATTTTCTTACGTCATCATTCTTTCGTCGTCAAATGCCCCGTTCTGATGATTTGTTACTAACTTACTAAATATGAAGGTAAAATATCAATCCTTATCGAAGCCACAGCTACATTCAC
This portion of the Vanacampus margaritifer isolate UIUO_Vmar chromosome 4, RoL_Vmar_1.0, whole genome shotgun sequence genome encodes:
- the gabarapl2 gene encoding gamma-aminobutyric acid receptor-associated protein-like 2, translating into MKWMFKEDHSLEHRCIESAKIRNKYPDRVPVIVEKVSGSQIVDIDKRKYLVPSDITVAQFMWIIRKRIQLPSEKAIFLFVDKTVPQSSITMGQLYEKEKDEDGFLYVAYSGENTFGL